A genomic segment from Candidatus Brocadia sinica JPN1 encodes:
- a CDS encoding LexA family protein: MIKKPHATLKHKYTPKQGQYLAFIHYYTKLNGYSPAEADMQKYFKVTPPSVHQMILSLERRGLIEKTPGKPRSISTLLPTEELPELE; this comes from the coding sequence ATGATCAAAAAACCCCATGCTACATTAAAACATAAATACACACCAAAACAAGGCCAATATCTGGCGTTTATCCATTATTACACGAAATTAAACGGCTATTCACCTGCAGAAGCGGATATGCAGAAATATTTTAAGGTAACCCCACCGAGTGTACATCAAATGATTTTATCCCTGGAAAGACGTGGATTAATTGAGAAAACACCGGGCAAACCACGTTCAATAAGCACCTTATTACCAACAGAAGAACTACCGGAGTTAGAGTAA
- the serS gene encoding serine--tRNA ligase — MLDINFIRNNPDKVKQAIAHKHENAANIDQILELDTQRRSLIHACEQLKSKRNEKSKEVSELKKRGQDASGIIEETKKIGDDIKSFEEKLKELEPQITNLLLRIPNIPAADVPIGKDENDNVVVKTWGQRKTFDFSPLPHWELGRILNILDLERSSKISGSGFILLKGPGAKLERALFCFMLDTHTREHGYTELFPPFLVNRTSMTGTGQLPKLEEDMYRTAIDDLFLVPTAEVPVTNIHRDEILSYKDLPIYYTAYTPCFRREAGSYGKDTRGIIRVHQFNKVELVKIVKPEASYNEIESLLGNAERILQLLGLEYRVAKLCTGDMSFAAAKCYDIEVWAPGTGKFLEVSSCSNFEDFQARRMNIRFRDEDGKLRFVHTLNGSGLALPRTVIALLETYQQKDGTVIIPDILKPYMGGMKVIGRR, encoded by the coding sequence ATGCTTGATATAAATTTTATCAGGAATAATCCTGACAAGGTAAAACAGGCCATTGCCCATAAACATGAAAATGCAGCCAACATTGACCAGATTTTAGAGTTGGACACACAACGCAGGTCTCTGATACACGCCTGTGAACAACTGAAAAGCAAACGAAACGAAAAATCAAAAGAGGTCAGCGAACTGAAAAAAAGGGGACAAGATGCCTCCGGTATTATTGAAGAAACGAAAAAGATTGGTGATGATATAAAATCATTCGAGGAAAAACTGAAGGAACTGGAACCCCAAATCACCAACCTGCTCCTTCGCATCCCAAACATCCCTGCAGCGGACGTACCCATTGGTAAGGACGAGAATGACAATGTCGTCGTCAAGACATGGGGACAGCGAAAGACGTTTGATTTTAGCCCTTTACCTCACTGGGAACTTGGACGTATTTTAAATATCCTGGACCTGGAACGCTCTTCCAAAATCTCAGGTTCGGGTTTTATATTACTAAAAGGTCCTGGTGCAAAACTTGAGCGCGCCTTATTTTGCTTTATGCTAGACACCCATACCAGAGAACACGGCTATACTGAATTGTTTCCTCCGTTTCTCGTTAACCGCACGTCTATGACAGGCACAGGCCAATTACCAAAGCTGGAAGAGGATATGTATCGAACTGCTATAGATGACCTCTTCCTTGTTCCCACGGCAGAAGTTCCTGTCACTAATATCCATCGAGATGAAATACTCTCTTACAAAGACCTTCCCATTTACTATACAGCCTATACTCCTTGTTTTCGGAGAGAGGCAGGCTCTTATGGTAAAGATACAAGGGGTATTATACGGGTACACCAATTCAACAAAGTAGAACTGGTTAAAATCGTAAAGCCGGAAGCATCTTATAATGAGATTGAGTCTTTGCTTGGCAATGCGGAAAGGATACTCCAACTCCTGGGACTTGAATATCGGGTAGCTAAATTATGCACGGGCGATATGAGTTTTGCAGCAGCAAAGTGCTATGATATTGAGGTCTGGGCTCCTGGTACGGGCAAATTCCTGGAAGTTTCTTCCTGCAGCAATTTCGAGGATTTCCAGGCAAGGCGCATGAACATACGTTTCCGGGATGAGGATGGGAAATTGCGATTTGTGCATACCTTAAATGGCTCTGGATTAGCCCTGCCAAGAACGGTTATCGCACTTCTTGAAACCTATCAGCAAAAGGACGGAACCGTCATAATCCCTGATATCCTCAAGCCATATATGGGGGGAATGAAGGTTATTGGCAGACGATAA
- the ispF gene encoding 2-C-methyl-D-erythritol 2,4-cyclodiphosphate synthase, with protein sequence MLFGIGYDIHKFVENRKLVLGGVEFDYHLGLLGHSDADVVLHAVCDALLGAAALGDIGEHFPDTDPKWRGVSSKLLLFKVADLVKERRCKVNNVDVMILAQKPKIGSKKLEMKKNIAEWLHMDASRVNIKATTMEGVDAIGRGEAIAAQAIASLCEYL encoded by the coding sequence ATGCTGTTTGGAATCGGATATGATATTCATAAGTTTGTTGAAAATCGCAAACTGGTACTGGGCGGCGTCGAGTTTGATTACCATTTAGGCTTGCTTGGTCATTCGGATGCCGATGTCGTGCTCCATGCCGTATGTGATGCATTACTTGGAGCAGCAGCCCTTGGTGATATTGGAGAACACTTCCCGGATACCGATCCAAAGTGGAGAGGAGTTTCCAGCAAGCTTCTCCTTTTTAAGGTTGCCGATCTTGTGAAAGAGAGACGATGCAAGGTAAACAATGTGGACGTAATGATCCTTGCCCAAAAACCAAAAATCGGTTCCAAAAAACTAGAGATGAAGAAAAATATTGCGGAATGGCTCCATATGGATGCAAGCAGGGTCAACATCAAGGCAACAACGATGGAAGGCGTAGATGCCATTGGTCGTGGTGAGGCTATTGCAGCTCAGGCCATTGCAAGTTTATGTGAGTACCTGTAA
- a CDS encoding dynamin family protein yields MLNITTKAKHRDIYPEVVNLLDNSKKFFERVGISEMEKRVVEMRTQLEEPFYLVIAGEYNSGKSSFINAMCGEHVLQDGPTPTTNRITLLTYGDKVEVKEVGDHLCQATYPMEALKDVTLVDTPGTNSIIIEHAALTESFVHRAELVLFVTSADHPFTESERQFLQFLKGKWGRKVLFILNKIDLKTPEELNEILSFLEKNCYRLLGFEPKILLMSAKEAYKAKVEGDAILLEKSKIKEVETFVFEKMDLDTKIDFKLVSPLKYLFSVFTELQQDLSERVNKCNTDIKSIERFETRLKNKKQDMQEYTLKYRDEIKLVFSRLKEKLDNFLNSYVTMKSVILSKVGREKIDERFKREVYGLLNPQTDLDRIVDDVVDYVARNNRSLWDLARDHIEKEVGYDRRAGSILDGHAERRYDDRKHEIEVALKSRSKEFRELDIERESERLNSLVQGGFIGFLLTEAFAVGIGVGVTMMFSWIVPPPVVIGIAVTLASIGFAIFPQRRKSFRNEFIKRTDAICERFVEFMKFEIDKAIDRVIEDISNNISSYRDLRWTEREEMVRQVSEVNLLLENVKSLMRKSGLT; encoded by the coding sequence ATGTTAAATATAACCACAAAAGCAAAACATAGAGATATTTATCCTGAGGTTGTGAATCTCCTTGATAACTCAAAGAAGTTTTTTGAACGGGTTGGCATCTCAGAGATGGAGAAAAGAGTAGTTGAAATGCGCACCCAGTTAGAAGAACCTTTTTATCTCGTGATAGCCGGCGAGTACAACTCTGGTAAATCCAGTTTCATTAATGCCATGTGCGGTGAGCATGTCTTACAGGATGGCCCGACTCCTACTACGAATCGAATCACCCTGTTGACATACGGAGATAAAGTTGAGGTCAAAGAGGTGGGTGATCATTTGTGTCAGGCAACTTACCCTATGGAAGCATTGAAAGACGTTACTCTGGTTGATACACCAGGTACCAATTCAATTATTATAGAACATGCAGCGCTAACGGAAAGCTTTGTCCATAGAGCAGAACTTGTCCTTTTTGTAACCTCTGCGGACCACCCATTTACGGAGAGTGAGCGACAATTCCTGCAATTTTTGAAGGGTAAATGGGGCCGAAAAGTGCTATTTATTCTGAACAAGATAGACCTGAAAACTCCTGAAGAACTCAATGAGATCCTGAGTTTTCTGGAAAAGAATTGTTACCGGTTGCTTGGTTTTGAACCCAAGATATTATTGATGTCCGCGAAGGAGGCTTATAAAGCGAAAGTTGAAGGAGACGCGATTCTCCTTGAAAAAAGCAAGATTAAAGAGGTTGAAACTTTTGTATTTGAAAAAATGGACCTCGATACAAAGATCGATTTTAAATTGGTCAGCCCCTTAAAATATTTGTTCAGTGTATTTACTGAACTCCAACAGGATCTCAGCGAGAGGGTTAATAAGTGCAATACCGATATCAAAAGTATTGAACGATTTGAGACACGGCTTAAGAATAAAAAGCAGGACATGCAGGAGTATACATTAAAATACAGAGACGAGATTAAGCTTGTATTTTCTCGATTAAAAGAAAAATTAGATAATTTCCTGAATTCGTATGTTACTATGAAGTCCGTAATTCTTTCCAAGGTGGGAAGGGAAAAGATTGATGAGCGGTTTAAGAGGGAAGTTTACGGGCTTTTAAATCCTCAAACTGATCTAGATCGTATTGTCGATGATGTGGTGGATTATGTCGCAAGAAATAACCGGTCATTATGGGATTTGGCAAGAGACCATATAGAAAAAGAAGTGGGATATGACCGCAGGGCGGGAAGTATCCTTGATGGACACGCAGAGCGGCGCTACGACGACCGAAAGCACGAAATTGAGGTTGCTTTAAAGTCACGTTCTAAGGAATTCAGAGAATTAGATATTGAACGAGAATCGGAGAGACTGAACAGTTTGGTGCAGGGCGGATTTATTGGCTTTCTATTGACCGAAGCGTTTGCCGTTGGCATTGGCGTTGGTGTTACAATGATGTTCTCATGGATTGTGCCTCCCCCCGTCGTTATAGGAATTGCCGTGACATTGGCATCTATAGGATTTGCAATTTTCCCTCAGAGAAGGAAGTCGTTCCGAAATGAATTTATAAAACGTACGGATGCAATTTGTGAACGATTTGTCGAGTTCATGAAATTTGAAATCGACAAAGCCATTGATCGCGTGATCGAAGATATTAGTAACAACATTTCGTCATACCGCGACCTTCGATGGACGGAGAGGGAAGAAATGGTGCGACAGGTATCTGAAGTAAACTTGTTACTGGAAAATGTGAAGAGCCTTATGAGAAAAAGTGGTTTAACATAG
- a CDS encoding RidA family protein, which yields MEKLVISTNKAPAAIGPYSQAIKIGNLVFVSGQIPLLPATGEIVQGDIKVQTRQVLENIKHILEAAGSSIDKVAKTTIFIKDLNDYTVINDVYKEFFSHKPPARAAVQAARLPRDAGVEIEAIAFCG from the coding sequence ATGGAAAAATTGGTTATATCAACAAATAAAGCCCCTGCGGCAATTGGACCGTATTCCCAGGCAATTAAGATTGGAAATCTTGTTTTTGTGTCAGGACAGATTCCTTTACTTCCTGCAACGGGGGAAATTGTACAAGGAGATATCAAGGTTCAGACACGACAGGTCCTGGAAAACATAAAACACATCCTGGAGGCTGCAGGTTCTTCCATAGATAAGGTAGCAAAGACGACCATCTTTATAAAAGATTTGAATGATTACACGGTAATTAATGATGTGTATAAAGAATTTTTCTCACATAAACCGCCAGCCAGAGCGGCAGTTCAGGCAGCAAGGTTGCCCAGGGACGCAGGCGTGGAGATCGAGGCTATCGCCTTTTGCGGTTAA
- the truA gene encoding tRNA pseudouridine(38-40) synthase TruA yields the protein MRNIRLLIEYDGTDYAGWQWQKNDKTIQETISKAIEQVVHEPIKIYGASRTDAGVHALGQVANFHTASDIPSERLLHAINFHLPHDITIKDARDVAGSFHAQYDAQSKVYQYTLLNNWIRSSLNRDFCYVSGFQLDMDRMIAAARHLIGTRDFTSFTTKAWCEKNRIRTVKELDIEKEGQYVYFTVEANGFLYNMVRTIVGTLIEIGRGKIAVEHMKDILDARNRNLAGPTAPAMGLCLMKVRYENDY from the coding sequence ATGCGTAATATACGGCTTTTAATAGAATACGATGGTACTGATTATGCGGGCTGGCAATGGCAAAAGAACGATAAAACCATTCAGGAAACCATCTCGAAGGCAATAGAACAAGTCGTTCATGAACCGATCAAAATTTATGGCGCCAGTCGCACCGATGCAGGTGTTCATGCCCTTGGTCAGGTGGCTAATTTTCACACCGCTTCAGATATTCCATCCGAAAGGCTTCTCCACGCAATAAATTTTCACCTACCTCACGACATCACGATAAAAGACGCAAGAGACGTAGCGGGGTCCTTTCATGCCCAATATGACGCCCAATCGAAGGTGTATCAATACACACTTCTCAATAATTGGATACGCAGTTCACTGAATCGTGATTTTTGTTATGTATCCGGATTCCAATTAGACATGGATAGAATGATTGCTGCAGCGAGACACCTCATAGGCACCCGGGATTTTACCTCTTTTACAACAAAGGCCTGGTGCGAAAAGAACAGGATACGTACTGTAAAGGAGTTGGATATTGAAAAAGAAGGGCAGTATGTCTATTTTACGGTTGAGGCGAATGGGTTTTTATACAATATGGTGAGGACCATTGTAGGCACATTGATAGAAATAGGGAGAGGGAAGATAGCCGTGGAGCATATGAAAGATATTTTAGATGCAAGAAATAGGAATCTGGCAGGTCCTACGGCGCCAGCCATGGGGCTATGCCTCATGAAGGTTCGATACGAAAACGACTATTAA
- a CDS encoding PilZ domain-containing protein has protein sequence MTEREAGQNRRQYPRLNAPIYCRPARLTSPRSPLINIGLGGIRVYSDRTFKVGERLEVELFLPDNTSMTCNVKVVWLNPLDGSTAKYDVGLQFLEVESNDLRRLAGILKQNA, from the coding sequence ATGACAGAACGCGAAGCCGGTCAAAATAGAAGGCAGTACCCCCGTCTTAATGCACCTATTTATTGCAGGCCAGCACGCCTCACTTCGCCTCGCAGCCCGCTGATCAACATCGGACTTGGCGGCATCCGGGTATACAGTGACAGGACATTCAAGGTCGGTGAGCGTCTAGAGGTAGAATTGTTTTTGCCAGACAACACAAGCATGACGTGTAACGTAAAAGTCGTGTGGCTGAATCCTTTGGATGGATCAACTGCCAAATACGATGTGGGTCTTCAATTTCTAGAAGTGGAAAGTAACGACTTACGACGCCTGGCGGGTATTCTGAAACAGAACGCATAG
- the metG gene encoding methionine--tRNA ligase subunit beta, with the protein MISIEDFLKVDLRVAEIKHAEPHPNADKLLILKIDAGDGLENRQIVAGIRNYYKPEDLIGKRIVIVNNLAPATLRGVESQGMLLAAKDGNQVVILTPEKDIKPGSKIQ; encoded by the coding sequence ATGATCTCAATTGAGGACTTTTTGAAGGTAGATCTGCGTGTGGCAGAGATAAAGCACGCAGAGCCGCATCCAAACGCTGATAAGTTGTTAATATTGAAGATTGATGCGGGTGACGGTTTAGAAAATAGGCAGATTGTTGCTGGAATTAGAAACTATTACAAACCAGAAGACCTGATTGGGAAACGGATCGTTATTGTAAACAACCTTGCTCCTGCAACCCTTCGGGGTGTTGAAAGCCAGGGAATGCTGCTGGCCGCAAAGGATGGAAATCAGGTGGTAATCCTCACACCGGAAAAGGATATAAAGCCGGGCTCAAAAATACAATAA
- the recN gene encoding DNA repair protein RecN: MLQELYITNFVLIDRVTIKLCERLNVFSGATGVGKSLVIGALNFILGGRATSDVVRSGKDEATVIGKFSITDRNFLQQIKKISDNNTIEEELLIQRSIDTNGRSRCRLNDVPITVSMLKEIGETLVSIHGQHEHETLLHGANQLYILDDFGGISPLREDFAGVYQQITEKTRLRETLKNNQQERRQKVDLYAFQIDEIDKAQLKAGEGEELEKERGILSNAEKIYSTVTSCYSQIYESSDAVVERLKSVIRELQSVVKLDDTLQKISNDCSQSLYQIEDTAFSLGKYRDAFNYDPQRLEYIEERLNIIRKLRSKYGNTVEEILSYRDEIASKLKQLSEEGSTVEHADEELRILSDLLKQKGEKLTQKRLSTADKLTPLINKELHELGIPHGRFCVQITSPFLHESGNTDDFHANSYGFDQVDFLISPNPGEDLKPLRKIASGGEISRVMLALKHQLAKVDKTPVLVFDEIDANIGGRMGEVIGEKLSSIARSHQVICITHLPQIASYADEQWKVNKQVKNGKTFSTIENLSGESRLEEIADMIRGSEKTDITRKQAQEMLRDAKRKAKSKD, from the coding sequence ATGCTGCAGGAGCTATATATAACGAATTTTGTATTAATTGATAGAGTCACCATTAAACTCTGTGAACGGTTAAATGTATTTAGCGGGGCAACGGGTGTAGGAAAGTCATTAGTGATCGGTGCACTTAATTTTATCCTTGGCGGGCGTGCTACTTCGGATGTTGTACGAAGTGGCAAAGATGAGGCCACAGTAATAGGCAAATTCTCTATCACAGATAGAAATTTTTTACAACAGATTAAAAAAATATCGGATAATAATACTATCGAAGAAGAACTCTTAATTCAAAGAAGTATCGATACGAACGGGCGGAGCAGATGCCGCTTGAACGATGTTCCTATCACGGTATCCATGCTCAAGGAAATTGGAGAGACGTTAGTCAGCATTCATGGTCAGCACGAGCATGAGACCTTGTTACATGGCGCCAACCAACTATATATCCTGGACGATTTTGGAGGAATTTCCCCGTTACGGGAAGATTTTGCCGGGGTCTATCAACAGATTACAGAAAAAACAAGATTGCGGGAGACACTGAAAAACAATCAGCAGGAACGAAGGCAAAAGGTGGATTTATATGCCTTCCAGATCGATGAGATTGATAAGGCACAACTCAAGGCAGGTGAGGGAGAAGAGCTTGAAAAAGAAAGGGGTATCTTAAGTAACGCTGAAAAAATATATAGTACCGTTACCTCATGTTATTCACAGATCTATGAATCTTCCGACGCTGTTGTTGAGAGGTTGAAGTCAGTTATTCGTGAATTACAATCGGTTGTAAAACTTGACGACACCCTGCAAAAGATATCCAACGACTGCAGTCAATCATTGTATCAAATCGAGGATACGGCCTTTTCATTAGGAAAGTATAGAGATGCATTTAATTATGATCCTCAAAGGTTAGAATATATTGAAGAACGTTTAAACATAATCCGAAAATTGAGATCAAAATACGGAAACACTGTAGAAGAAATTCTATCCTATCGTGACGAGATAGCATCAAAATTGAAGCAGCTTTCGGAGGAAGGAAGTACGGTTGAGCATGCAGATGAAGAATTGCGGATATTGTCTGATCTGTTGAAACAGAAAGGCGAAAAGTTAACCCAGAAACGTCTTTCAACCGCTGACAAATTAACTCCCCTGATAAATAAAGAGCTTCACGAGCTGGGTATTCCTCACGGTCGGTTTTGTGTCCAAATCACGTCTCCATTTTTGCATGAGAGCGGGAACACGGATGATTTCCATGCGAATAGTTATGGATTTGATCAGGTTGATTTTTTGATTTCTCCGAATCCTGGTGAGGACTTGAAACCGCTGAGGAAGATTGCCTCAGGCGGTGAGATATCGCGGGTTATGCTGGCCTTGAAGCACCAACTGGCTAAAGTCGATAAGACACCAGTATTGGTTTTTGATGAGATCGACGCCAATATTGGTGGCAGAATGGGAGAGGTTATTGGAGAAAAGCTGAGTAGTATTGCAAGGTCACACCAGGTGATCTGCATCACCCATCTTCCCCAGATCGCCAGCTATGCAGATGAACAGTGGAAGGTAAATAAGCAGGTGAAAAATGGCAAAACGTTTTCGACAATCGAAAACTTATCAGGAGAATCCCGCCTTGAAGAAATTGCCGACATGATCAGAGGAAGTGAAAAAACGGATATTACCAGAAAACAGGCACAGGAGATGTTGCGAGATGCGAAAAGAAAGGCAAAAAGTAAGGACTAG
- a CDS encoding pseudouridine synthase yields MLERLQKILAEAGVGSRRECEKIITAGRVTVDGKRIASLGTTVDAEKSEIRCDGSLIQKQRKIYFLLNKPRGYVCTNRDELDRLKAVDIIKNVTQRIYTIGRLDKESEGLIILTNDGDLANTLSHPKHEVRKTYFVEVDGYLTDAAIKALESGVWLSFGKTRPVRVQNVRRGRQRSRFEMVLKEGRNREIRRMLVDCNYKVRILRRIKIGNLHDPALKIGKYRKLADHEVARLYAIAKRVDAKDTGNSSPPDVQRTQRGHRVETGKDL; encoded by the coding sequence ATGTTAGAACGTTTGCAGAAAATATTGGCAGAGGCAGGAGTCGGTTCACGCCGCGAATGTGAAAAAATCATTACGGCGGGGAGGGTGACTGTTGATGGGAAACGCATTGCATCCCTGGGTACAACTGTTGATGCAGAGAAAAGTGAAATACGTTGTGATGGGTCGTTAATACAAAAACAACGCAAGATTTATTTTTTGCTCAATAAACCAAGAGGCTACGTGTGCACAAACCGTGATGAACTGGATCGGTTAAAGGCAGTTGATATCATAAAAAATGTGACTCAAAGGATATATACCATCGGAAGGCTGGACAAGGAAAGCGAAGGTCTGATTATCCTAACCAACGATGGTGACCTTGCAAACACGTTGTCTCATCCAAAGCATGAAGTAAGGAAAACCTATTTTGTAGAGGTAGATGGATACCTGACAGATGCGGCAATTAAGGCACTGGAGTCCGGGGTTTGGCTTTCCTTCGGCAAAACACGGCCTGTAAGGGTTCAGAATGTACGAAGAGGCAGGCAAAGGAGCAGATTTGAGATGGTGTTGAAGGAAGGCAGAAACAGAGAAATCCGTCGTATGCTTGTTGACTGTAACTATAAGGTACGCATCCTGCGGCGGATAAAAATTGGTAATTTGCATGATCCCGCCTTGAAAATCGGCAAATATCGGAAATTGGCAGATCACGAAGTGGCGCGGCTTTATGCAATAGCGAAAAGAGTTGATGCAAAGGATACAGGTAATAGTTCACCACCAGACGTACAGAGAACGCAAAGAGGGCACCGTGTCGAAACTGGTAAAGATTTATAA
- the thiC gene encoding phosphomethylpyrimidine synthase ThiC has protein sequence MTQLQLARQNITTQEMKQVAKDEGLDPEYIRLRIAEGKIVIPVNRKRKASKVCGIGVGLKTKVNANIGTSADYADVANEMEKLRTVEEAGADAVMDLSTGGDLRAIRKKIIGSASIAVGSVPIYEAAVKTVQHKRAIVDMTATDMLEAVRLHCEDGVDFITVHCGATKGVLRHLKENKRICGVVSRGGTFLVEWMIHNGRENPLYEEYDEILAIAKEYDVTLSLGDAMRPGALADAFDRAQVYELNVLAELAQRALDAGVQVMVEGPGHVPLNQVIAQVQLQKELCKGVPFYVLGPIVTDVAPGYDHITSAIGGAIAAAAGADFLCYVTPTEHLSLPSPSDVRSGVMAARIAAHAADIAKGIQSAWEWDKKMSQFRRKRNWEGQFSTCIDPTVARNIREKGRPQNDEVCSMCAEYCVFKLSDKV, from the coding sequence ATGACGCAGCTACAGCTGGCCAGACAAAACATCACCACACAAGAGATGAAACAGGTTGCGAAAGATGAAGGTCTGGATCCTGAATATATCCGGCTACGTATCGCTGAGGGTAAGATTGTCATCCCCGTGAACCGCAAACGCAAGGCATCAAAGGTTTGTGGTATTGGTGTCGGGCTTAAAACCAAGGTTAATGCCAATATAGGAACGTCAGCCGATTATGCTGACGTTGCTAACGAGATGGAAAAGTTACGGACAGTGGAAGAAGCGGGCGCTGATGCTGTAATGGATCTTAGCACCGGCGGCGATTTACGAGCAATACGGAAAAAGATTATCGGATCGGCCTCTATTGCAGTAGGAAGCGTGCCCATTTATGAGGCGGCCGTCAAGACCGTTCAGCACAAGCGCGCGATTGTCGATATGACCGCAACAGACATGCTTGAGGCAGTACGGTTGCATTGTGAGGACGGTGTGGATTTTATTACCGTGCATTGTGGCGCCACAAAAGGGGTGCTCAGGCATCTGAAAGAAAACAAACGCATTTGCGGCGTGGTAAGCCGTGGCGGAACATTTTTGGTAGAATGGATGATCCATAACGGCAGGGAAAATCCACTGTATGAAGAATATGATGAGATATTGGCCATAGCAAAAGAATATGACGTGACCCTGAGTCTGGGCGATGCCATGCGGCCGGGGGCTTTGGCAGATGCGTTTGATCGTGCACAAGTGTACGAGCTAAACGTACTTGCGGAACTTGCGCAAAGGGCGCTGGATGCCGGTGTGCAGGTTATGGTGGAAGGACCCGGACACGTACCGTTAAATCAGGTGATTGCACAGGTTCAACTACAAAAGGAACTCTGTAAAGGGGTACCCTTTTATGTGCTCGGACCAATTGTCACAGACGTTGCTCCCGGATATGACCATATTACATCTGCCATTGGCGGGGCTATCGCCGCTGCTGCTGGGGCAGACTTCCTATGCTATGTAACCCCGACAGAACACCTGAGCCTCCCTAGCCCTTCTGACGTAAGAAGCGGTGTGATGGCCGCGCGGATTGCCGCCCATGCTGCTGATATTGCTAAGGGGATTCAATCGGCGTGGGAATGGGATAAGAAGATGTCGCAATTCAGACGAAAGAGGAATTGGGAAGGACAGTTTAGCACGTGTATTGATCCCACGGTAGCGAGAAATATCCGTGAAAAGGGACGACCCCAAAACGACGAGGTCTGTTCCATGTGCGCTGAATATTGTGTATTTAAACTCAGCGATAAGGTATAA
- a CDS encoding DUF1326 domain-containing protein yields MKISYVLAGFVAIFLLLGVSNAVFASPAWSIEGEYFEGCTCNPGCPCLFGSEPTHNKTCKISGVFHIKKGNYGQYTLDGQTVIGITDLTARADKNWIVFYLDEKAAAVQKNALLDIFQNNVFGFAKVPPERITVRYVPMHVESSQWRKKAIVANNLTLDIELLHGAGDPGKPTQIVNKNFSIWAKEFDLTLDMGKAVTHRFQEGNQEWNYDGRSGFATAFHFAGN; encoded by the coding sequence ATGAAGATCAGTTATGTGTTGGCAGGATTCGTAGCTATTTTTCTGTTATTGGGTGTCTCCAATGCCGTTTTTGCCAGTCCTGCCTGGTCAATCGAAGGTGAGTATTTTGAGGGATGTACCTGTAATCCTGGTTGTCCGTGTTTGTTTGGAAGTGAACCGACCCATAATAAAACGTGTAAGATTAGCGGTGTCTTTCATATTAAAAAGGGGAATTACGGGCAATATACATTAGATGGTCAGACCGTTATCGGCATAACAGATTTGACAGCGAGAGCGGACAAGAATTGGATTGTTTTTTACCTTGATGAAAAGGCCGCAGCCGTCCAGAAAAACGCATTACTGGACATTTTTCAAAACAATGTATTCGGCTTTGCAAAAGTTCCCCCGGAAAGGATTACGGTAAGATATGTGCCTATGCATGTGGAGTCTTCCCAATGGCGCAAGAAGGCGATTGTAGCCAATAACCTTACCTTAGACATTGAGTTACTCCATGGCGCAGGAGATCCTGGTAAACCCACTCAAATTGTGAACAAGAATTTTTCAATCTGGGCAAAGGAATTTGATCTGACATTGGATATGGGAAAGGCTGTTACCCATCGATTCCAGGAAGGCAACCAGGAGTGGAATTACGATGGACGAAGCGGATTTGCTACTGCATTCCACTTTGCCGGTAATTAA
- a CDS encoding DUF2325 domain-containing protein — translation MSVLIVGGDHLGSIPKELDKIGVTEIRHVTGRSGQKIRDGIPETMDFIIVLYDFVNHNLAHKIKNLAENRRIPVVYAKRSWSSIYQKMKECQQQLRKVGLQALLN, via the coding sequence ATGTCTGTACTTATTGTCGGGGGAGACCATTTAGGAAGTATCCCAAAGGAGCTTGATAAAATCGGGGTTACGGAGATTCGACACGTAACGGGCAGAAGCGGGCAGAAGATTCGGGATGGAATTCCGGAAACCATGGATTTTATTATTGTGCTGTACGATTTTGTGAATCATAACCTTGCCCACAAAATAAAGAATCTTGCCGAGAACAGAAGAATTCCCGTTGTTTATGCAAAAAGGTCATGGTCATCTATTTATCAAAAAATGAAGGAGTGTCAGCAACAATTGAGAAAAGTTGGATTGCAAGCTCTCTTGAATTAG